The DNA region CGGCTCCCGCCGAACGCGAAAGGCCGCTCCCTCGGGGGCGGCCTTTTTGCTTTGGGGCTGGCGGTTTCTCAACCTCGTCGGGTCAGCAGCAGCGCAGTCAGGTCGTCGTCGATCGGGCCGGTGGCATGCAGGTCGTCGAGCAGGCCGGACAGCAGGCGGGCGCCGTCGCCGCTGCCGCCGCCGTTATCGACGTTGTCGCCGTCTTGCAGGCGGCGGGCGAGCAGCAGGGCGAGGCCGTGCTCGTCCAGCACGTCGTGCGAGCCCCCGTCCAGCCGGATTTCGATGGCAGCATCGGAATAGAGGAACAGGCGGGAGCCCGGCGGCATCGGCAATTGCCGGCAGTCGTAGGTGGCCGACGGCAGGAGGCCCAGCGGCAGGCCGCTGCCGTCGCCCAGCCGCGGGGCCTCGTCGCCGGGCAGCCATACCATCGGCGCCGTCGACCCGGCGGAGGCGTAGTGGAAAATCCCGGCCGCAGGGTCGATCAGGCCGGTCAGCATGGTGGCGAACTGCCCGATCGGCAGCAGGCCGCACAGCCGGCGGTTCACGGTGCACAGGAACTCCGCGGGGGCCAGGGCGGTGCTGCCGATCTGGCGGCAGATGGCGTCCAGCCGGAAGGTGTTCAGCGCGGCGCCGACGCCATGGCCGGAGAAATCGACCAGATAGACGGCGATCCGGCCGTCCGGCAGATGGTCGATCCCCCAGAAATCGCCGCCCAGTTCGGAAGACGGCTCGAAATGGGCGTGGATGGCCACGCCGGTCGCCTCCTCCAGCGCGGCCAGCCGCTCGGGGCCGGGTAGCAGGCGTCCCTGCATGGCGCGGGCCAATCCCAGCTCCACCTCGGTCCGGCTGCGATAGCACTCCAGGTCGCGCAGCATGGCGCGCTTGACGAGGTGGATGCGGACACGGGCCATCAGCTCGACGGCATTGATCGGCTTGGTGACATAGTCGGTCGCCCCGGCGGCGAAGGCGCGGGCGCGGTCCTCCGCCCGGCTCAGGCTGGATTGCACCAGCACCGGCAGCGATGCCCAGCGCGGATCGGCGCGCAGCTGCCGGCACATCTCGAACCCGTCCATCTGCGGCATCATCAGGTCGAGCAGCACGATGTCCGGCTTGAACCGCTCCATGCGGGCCAGGGCGTCGTGCCCGTTCTCCGCCTGTTCGATCAGGGTGATGCCGCCGCGCTCCAGCACCGCCACCAGCAGGTGACGATTCATCCGGTTGTCGTCGACGATCAGCACCCGGGCATCGGCCAGCCCGTCCGGTGCGCTGCCCGTCCCGGTCGGCGGAAGGTCCGGGCCGTCGCTCATGGCGCTCTTCTCATGTCGGGGCCTTCCGCTCGATCCACAGAAGCGCGTGGTCGCCGCCGCCTGATGCCTCCGGGGCTTCCGGGGCGGCGACGGCACCGAGCGCCAGCACGGCGCCCGGCGGCAGGTCCATCGCCTCGGCACGGTAGCGGGTCCCGGGAGCGACGCCGATCGGCAGGCCGGTGGCGGTGCCGAATTCCGGCACGCCGCGGCCTTGCAGGATGTCGTTGCGCAGGATCATCGGCGGCGTGCCTTCGGCGGAGGCGTGGGTAAAGCGCCCGGCCTCGCCGTCGACCACGCCGTAGGTCATCGTCGCCTTTTCGCCCGGGGCCATCATGTCGGAGGCGCGATCGTTCAGCACGGTCAGCAGTGCGGCGGCGTCCTCGCCATGGATGGGGCCCAGTTCCTGCAGCAGCGTGTGCAGCCGGAAAGCATTCAGCGAGGCGGACACGCCCTGGCCGGCCACGGTCAGCAGATAGACGCCGAATCGCCGCCCCCCGAGCGGCAGCAATCCCCACAGGTCGCCGCCAAGATCGGGGGAGATCACGGTGCGGGCGCGCAGCGTGCAGCCGGCGGCTTCGCCGACCGCGGCG from Azospirillum thiophilum includes:
- a CDS encoding response regulator, producing MIGGHVQDSGPNGGREDRGSDCQIFDCPILVVDDTASNRKLVGALLAEAGFRKLSFASGGREALDLIAAAGAPDLLILDIMMPGMDGFEVCRRLRAMPEMADLPILVQTALSSGEDRNRAFAAGTTDLVTKPLERTELLARVRIHLESRLLIRSLLAYRARVEAELAIARSMQEHLLPTPAQCAAVGEAAGCTLRARTVISPDLGGDLWGLLPLGGRRFGVYLLTVAGQGVSASLNAFRLHTLLQELGPIHGEDAAALLTVLNDRASDMMAPGEKATMTYGVVDGEAGRFTHASAEGTPPMILRNDILQGRGVPEFGTATGLPIGVAPGTRYRAEAMDLPPGAVLALGAVAAPEAPEASGGGDHALLWIERKAPT
- a CDS encoding PP2C family protein-serine/threonine phosphatase, with the protein product MSDGPDLPPTGTGSAPDGLADARVLIVDDNRMNRHLLVAVLERGGITLIEQAENGHDALARMERFKPDIVLLDLMMPQMDGFEMCRQLRADPRWASLPVLVQSSLSRAEDRARAFAAGATDYVTKPINAVELMARVRIHLVKRAMLRDLECYRSRTEVELGLARAMQGRLLPGPERLAALEEATGVAIHAHFEPSSELGGDFWGIDHLPDGRIAVYLVDFSGHGVGAALNTFRLDAICRQIGSTALAPAEFLCTVNRRLCGLLPIGQFATMLTGLIDPAAGIFHYASAGSTAPMVWLPGDEAPRLGDGSGLPLGLLPSATYDCRQLPMPPGSRLFLYSDAAIEIRLDGGSHDVLDEHGLALLLARRLQDGDNVDNGGGSGDGARLLSGLLDDLHATGPIDDDLTALLLTRRG